From the genome of Homalodisca vitripennis isolate AUS2020 chromosome 8, UT_GWSS_2.1, whole genome shotgun sequence, one region includes:
- the LOC124368149 gene encoding COP9 signalosome complex subunit 5-like — protein MISQLSITGVSSCTPSFKIYPVDVQVGRQENAIGWYHSHPGYGCWLSGIDVSTQMLNQNFQEPFVAIVIDPVRTISAGKVCLGAFRTYPKGYKPANEEPSEYQTIPLNKIEDFGVHCKQYYSLEVSYFKSSLDRRLLDSLWNKYWVNTLSSSSLLTNADYTTGQIFDLSDKLEQSEAALGRGGLIVGLGVHESSEKRTEDKLLKATKDSCKTTIEIIHGLMAQMIKDRLFNHIKVNKADV, from the exons ATGATATCCCAACTCTCAATTACAGGAGTCTCTTCGTGCACT CCAAGTTTTAAGATATACCCTGTTGATGTGCAGGTTGGACGGCAAGAGAACGCTATCGGATGGTACCACAGCCATCCTGGCTACGGGTGTTGGCTTTCTGGAATCGATGTATCCACACAGATGTTGAATCAAAACTTCCAAGAGCCATTTGTGGCCATTGTCATCGATCCTGTGAGAACCATCTCCGCTGGTAAAGTCTGTCTTGGAGCATTCAGGACATATCCTAAG GGCTACAAACCAGCCAACGAGGAGCCCTCCGAGTACCAGACTATCCCACTAAACAAGATAGAGGACTTCGGGGTCCACTGCAAGCAGTACTATTCGCTTGAGGTGTCCTACTTCAAATCCTCGCTGGACCGACGACTCTTGGATTCGCTCTGGAACAAGTACTGGGTGAACACTCTGAGCTCAAGCAGCCTCCTGACCAACGCTGACTACACCACGGGCCAGATCTTTGACCTCAGCGACAAGCTTGAGCAATCGGAGGCGGCATTGGGACGCGGTGGCCTCATTGTGGGTCTTGGGGTACATGAGTCATCAGAGAAGCGAACCGAAGATAAACTCCTCAAGGCTACTAAGGACAGCTGCAAGACTACCATTGAGATTATCCATGGATTGATGGCACAGATGATCAAGGATCGGCTGTTCAACCACATCAAAGTTAATAAGGCCGATGTGTAG